In Triticum aestivum cultivar Chinese Spring chromosome 5B, IWGSC CS RefSeq v2.1, whole genome shotgun sequence, the following proteins share a genomic window:
- the LOC123111134 gene encoding cationic amino acid transporter 6, chloroplastic isoform X1 — translation MDKGALMTPDSDQGGPDGGSFSSLRSYGRALSQTPRRLARRACAATAPGEEMSRVRARSGAPMARALRWPDLVGLGLGGMVGAGVFVTTGRATRLHAGPGVVVSYAIAGLCALLSAFCYTEFAVDMPVAGGAFSYLRVTFGEFAAFLTGANLIMEYVFSNAAVARSFTAYMGTAVGVDAPSKWRIAVPGLPNGFNQVDLVAVGVILLISVCICYSTKESSKVNMVLTAVHVAFILFIIVMGFWRGDARNLTHPADPAHPGGFFPNGVGGVFSGAAMVYLSYIGYDAVSTMAEEVERPARDIPIGVSGSVIIVTVLYCLMAASMSMLLPYDAIDTEAPFSGAFRGSDGWGWVSNVIGAGASLGILTSLMVAMLGQARYLCVIGRSGVMPAWLAKVHPKTATPVNASAFLGLLTAALALFTELDILLNLVCIGTLFVFYMVSNAVVYRRYVVGPTGSGTESGDRQPSAWPTLAFLLAFSLIALSFTLVWKLAPEGGRTRVGLLSACGAAAVAMVGAFQALVPQAHTPELWGVPGMPWVPAASVFLNVFLLGSLDRPSYVRFGFFSAAAVLVYVLYSVHASYDAEESATLDGAKVQDEACRV, via the exons ATGGACAAGGGCGCACTGATGACGCCGGACTCCGATCAGGGCGGCCCCGACGGGGGCTCGTTCTCGAGCCTGCGCTCGTACGGGCGGGCCCTGTCGCAGACGCCGCGGCGGCTGGCACGGCGCGCGTGCGCGGCGACGGCGCCGGGAGAAGAGATGAGCCGCGTGCGCGCGCGGTCGGGGGCTCCGATGGCGCGTGCGCTGCGGTGGCCGGACCTCGTGGGGCTTGGTCTCGGCGGCATGGTGGGCGCCGGGGTGTTCGTCACCACCGGGCGCGCCACGAGGCTCCACGCCGGCCCCGGCGTCGTCGTCTCCTACGCCATTGCCGGCCTCTGCGCCCTGCTCTCCGCCTTCTGCTACACGGAGTTCGCCGTGGACATGCCCGTCGCCGGCGGCGCCTTCAGCTACCTCCGCGTCACCTTCG GGGAATTCGCTGCGTTCCTGACGGGGGCGAACCTCATCATGGAGTACGTCTTCTCCAACGCCGCCGTGGCGCGCAGCTTCACGGCCTACATGGGCACGGCGGTCGGCGTGGACGCGCCCAGCAAGTGGCGGATCGCCGTCCCGGGCCTCCCCAACGGCTTCAACCAggtcgacctcgtcgccgtcgggGTCATCCTCCTCATCTCCGTCTGCATCTGCTACAG CACCAAAGAGAGCTCCAAGGTGAACATGGTCCTCACGGCCGTGCACGTGGCCTtcatcctcttcatcatcgtcATGGGCTTCTGGCGTGGCGACGCGCGCAACCTGACCCACCCCGCCGACCCGGCCCACCCGGGCGGTTTCTTCCCCAACGGCGTCGGCGGCGTCTTCAGCGGCGCGGCCATGGTGTACCTGAGCTACATCGGCTACGACGCCGTGTCCACCATGGCTGAAGAGGTGGAGCGGCCCGCGCGCGACATCCCCATCGGCGTCTCGGGGTCCGTTATCATTGTCACCGTGCTCtactgcctcatggccgcctccatgtccatgCTCCTCCCATACGACGCG ATCGACACGGAGGCGCCCTTCTCGGGGGCCTTCAGGGGGAGCGACGGATGGGGCTGGGTGTCCAACGTGATCGGGGCCGGTGCCAGCCTCGGCATCTTGACGTCGCTCATGGTGGCCATGCTGGGTCAGGCCAGGTACCTGTGCGTCATCGGCCGCTCCGGCGTCATGCCCGCCTGGCTAGCCAAGGTGCACCCCAAGACCGCCACCCCCGTCAACGCCTCAGCCTTCCTCG GACTCTTGACGGCTGCCCTGGCGCTCTTCACGGAGCTGGACATCCTCCTCAACCTCGTCTGCATCGGCACGCTCTTCGTCTTCTACATGGTGTCCAACGCCGTCGTATACCGCCGCTACGTCGTGGGCCCAACCGGCAGCGGCACCGAATCCGGGGACCGGCAGCCCAGCGCATGGCCGACCCTCGCGTTTCTCCTTGCCTTCTCCCTCATCGCGCTCTCCTTCACGCTGGTGTGGAAGCTGGCGCCGGAGGGCGGCCGCACCAGGGTCGGGCTCCTGTCGGcgtgcggcgcggcggcggtggccatggtcGGCGCGTTCCAGGCGCTGGTGCCCCAGGCGCACACGCCCGAGCTTTGGGGCGTGCCGGGCATGCCGTGGGTGCCCGCGGCCTCCGTGTTCCTCAACGTCTTCCTGCTCGGCTCCCTGGACCGCCCATCCTACGTCCGGTTCGGCTTCTTCTCCGCGGCCGCCGTGCTCGTCTACGTGCTCTACAGCGTGCACGCCAGCTATGACGCCGAGGAGAGCGCCACGCTCGACGGCGCCAAGGTGCAGGACGAAGCTTGCAGGGTGTAG
- the LOC123111134 gene encoding cationic amino acid transporter 6, chloroplastic isoform X2 has translation MEYVFSNAAVARSFTAYMGTAVGVDAPSKWRIAVPGLPNGFNQVDLVAVGVILLISVCICYSTKESSKVNMVLTAVHVAFILFIIVMGFWRGDARNLTHPADPAHPGGFFPNGVGGVFSGAAMVYLSYIGYDAVSTMAEEVERPARDIPIGVSGSVIIVTVLYCLMAASMSMLLPYDAIDTEAPFSGAFRGSDGWGWVSNVIGAGASLGILTSLMVAMLGQARYLCVIGRSGVMPAWLAKVHPKTATPVNASAFLGLLTAALALFTELDILLNLVCIGTLFVFYMVSNAVVYRRYVVGPTGSGTESGDRQPSAWPTLAFLLAFSLIALSFTLVWKLAPEGGRTRVGLLSACGAAAVAMVGAFQALVPQAHTPELWGVPGMPWVPAASVFLNVFLLGSLDRPSYVRFGFFSAAAVLVYVLYSVHASYDAEESATLDGAKVQDEACRV, from the exons ATGGAGTACGTCTTCTCCAACGCCGCCGTGGCGCGCAGCTTCACGGCCTACATGGGCACGGCGGTCGGCGTGGACGCGCCCAGCAAGTGGCGGATCGCCGTCCCGGGCCTCCCCAACGGCTTCAACCAggtcgacctcgtcgccgtcgggGTCATCCTCCTCATCTCCGTCTGCATCTGCTACAG CACCAAAGAGAGCTCCAAGGTGAACATGGTCCTCACGGCCGTGCACGTGGCCTtcatcctcttcatcatcgtcATGGGCTTCTGGCGTGGCGACGCGCGCAACCTGACCCACCCCGCCGACCCGGCCCACCCGGGCGGTTTCTTCCCCAACGGCGTCGGCGGCGTCTTCAGCGGCGCGGCCATGGTGTACCTGAGCTACATCGGCTACGACGCCGTGTCCACCATGGCTGAAGAGGTGGAGCGGCCCGCGCGCGACATCCCCATCGGCGTCTCGGGGTCCGTTATCATTGTCACCGTGCTCtactgcctcatggccgcctccatgtccatgCTCCTCCCATACGACGCG ATCGACACGGAGGCGCCCTTCTCGGGGGCCTTCAGGGGGAGCGACGGATGGGGCTGGGTGTCCAACGTGATCGGGGCCGGTGCCAGCCTCGGCATCTTGACGTCGCTCATGGTGGCCATGCTGGGTCAGGCCAGGTACCTGTGCGTCATCGGCCGCTCCGGCGTCATGCCCGCCTGGCTAGCCAAGGTGCACCCCAAGACCGCCACCCCCGTCAACGCCTCAGCCTTCCTCG GACTCTTGACGGCTGCCCTGGCGCTCTTCACGGAGCTGGACATCCTCCTCAACCTCGTCTGCATCGGCACGCTCTTCGTCTTCTACATGGTGTCCAACGCCGTCGTATACCGCCGCTACGTCGTGGGCCCAACCGGCAGCGGCACCGAATCCGGGGACCGGCAGCCCAGCGCATGGCCGACCCTCGCGTTTCTCCTTGCCTTCTCCCTCATCGCGCTCTCCTTCACGCTGGTGTGGAAGCTGGCGCCGGAGGGCGGCCGCACCAGGGTCGGGCTCCTGTCGGcgtgcggcgcggcggcggtggccatggtcGGCGCGTTCCAGGCGCTGGTGCCCCAGGCGCACACGCCCGAGCTTTGGGGCGTGCCGGGCATGCCGTGGGTGCCCGCGGCCTCCGTGTTCCTCAACGTCTTCCTGCTCGGCTCCCTGGACCGCCCATCCTACGTCCGGTTCGGCTTCTTCTCCGCGGCCGCCGTGCTCGTCTACGTGCTCTACAGCGTGCACGCCAGCTATGACGCCGAGGAGAGCGCCACGCTCGACGGCGCCAAGGTGCAGGACGAAGCTTGCAGGGTGTAG